A genomic region of Metopolophium dirhodum isolate CAU chromosome 1, ASM1992520v1, whole genome shotgun sequence contains the following coding sequences:
- the LOC132936344 gene encoding uncharacterized protein LOC132936344 — MSTKQPLKSRKNRTYNKRWVIVLFMESNDYSVVPVNWLILPPTLELTALNISVVEFCRWPPFNVTSVELTNAYDPEDLWGLFKIKILSSKIYVNFKEAWHQRVEIESSATENESEVLKKKKKNHQRSSSEDDSDFEDCSFSVTPISKKLKKDVPITFTELLVRNSDEEFNCELESVSPPAVQIAASSSVSYIVNDNIHMQATSQVENTDEIQLYERYEPFIVPNTSYSTTNTGSLNQKILDILTNMQLEQVNIKKELVASNLILNRLLTKVEVLETNSKNNNLNSAMANQYIDSNFLSLFPIKDKDEFLSVESNIVNEMDFVLKLESFIKSIGGCGLKSNITRVLQKIFSDEFAVISTWTGRGKNISITIGSSEVIKLIKRFIKANSNDVLTDSEFEITVANWLRHANTRLSRAK; from the exons ATGTCTACGAAACAACCGCTAAAGAGTCGTAAA AACCGGACGTATAATAAGCGATGGGTCATTGTTTTGTTTATGGAATCAAACGATTACAGTGTTGTGCCTGTTAATTGGCTAATTTTACCACCAACATTGGAGCTAACAGCGTTAAACATTTCAGTAGTTGAATTTTGTCGATGGCCTCCATTTAATGTTACTAGCGTTGAACTAACAAACGCTTATGATCCAGAAGATTTATGgggtttattcaaaattaaaattttgtccAGTAAAATATatg TCAATTTCAAAGAAGCCTGGCATCAACGTGTGGAGATTGAAAGTTCTGCTACAGAAAATGAATCTGAAGTActcaaaaagaaaaagaaaaaccaCCAAAGAAGTTCATCTGAAGATGACAGTGACTTTGAGG attgtaGCTTTTCAGTAACACCTATCagcaaaaaactaaaaaaagatgTGCCGATAACATTTACTGAATTGCTGGTGAGGAATTCCGATGAAGAATTCAATTGTGAACTAGAGTCTGTATCACCACCGGCAGTACAAATTGCAGCTAGTTCCTCAGTATCATACATAGTTAATGATAACATACATAtg cAGGCAACGTCTCAGGTTGAAAATACTgatgaaatacaattatatgaacGATATGAACCATTTATTGTTCCTAATACCTCATATAGTACAACCA atACTGGTAGTTTAAATCAGAAAATCCttgatattttaactaatatgcAATTGGAACAAGTCAACATTAAAAAAGAGTTAGTGgcatcaaatttaattttgaatcgaTTACTTACAAAAGTTGAAGTTTTGGAAACTaattcaaaaaacaataatttaaactctGCAATGGCTAACCAGTATATTGATTCaaattttctttcattattCCCAATTAAAGATAAAGATGAATTTTTATCAGTTGAATCGAACATAGTAAATGAAATGGACTTTGTGTTGAAACTA gaaTCATTCATTAAAAGTATTGGTGGATGTGgactaaaaagtaatattacaagggtgttacaaaaaatatttagtgatgAATTTGCTGTTATCTCTACGTGGACTGGACGTGGTAAAAATATATCGATTACAATAGGAAGTTCTGAAgtgataaaactaataaaaa ggtTTATTAAAGCTAATTCCAATGATGTATTAACGGATTCAGAATTTGAAATCACTGTTGCTAATTGGCTTAGACATGCAAACACTCGTTTGAGTagagcaaaataa
- the LOC132932625 gene encoding uncharacterized protein LOC132932625 — protein MPRQITCEGDIINIQIHGFADASIDAYGCCLYLRTTNSSGVHTSKLICAKSKVAPLKIISLPRLELCAALLLARLASKIIPKLHVKISKSYFWSDSKIVLAWITSPSTKWTTFVAHRVSEIQERTSITNWSHVCTKENPADIISRGCCPSKLSQMSLWWFGPEWLIRDEQIRNNNDNTSNLVIPELREITISNVCIDSHNDNLLLSVLNKYSSMSRLFHVIAYCLRYKYNLLHKGSRLTGSLSKEEIKNARVVIINTIQKKEFYSEIQDLMKLKNVKASSKLLRLCPFIDDDGLIRVGGRLKNATMMDINQRHPIVLPADNHFTRLLFKCEHERCMHGGPQATLSAIRLLYWPLNGRNIARSTVHRCVKCFRYKPVIIQPIMGQLPADRVEPARPFLKCGIDFAGPFLIKSSIRRNAPLLKGDVCIFVCFTTKAVHIELVGDLSTQAFISALNRFFDRRGKSITIYSDNVTNFVGASHKLKEWYDLFQTEQHKKKVEEVLSESEVQWRFIPPRSPHFGGLWEAAVKSMKNLVQKTLGNVHLTYEELYTVLTRTEACLNSRPLTPISTDPNDLSVLTPGHFLIGDSLLAIPEPDIANVNINILTRWRRLNHYSQIIWKKWSREYLNQLQERKRWAVEKGPKLDIGTVVLVRDENLSPLYWKLGRVTSVQRGPDEIIRSAEVKLEKGSITRAVRKLCPLPFDGNENK, from the coding sequence atgccTCGGCAAATTACATGCGAAGGCGATATCATAAACATACAAATTCACGGATTTGCCGACGCAAGTATCGATGCATATGGTTGTTGTTTGTATTTACGCACCACCAACTCCAGCGGCGTACACACTTCGAAATTAATATGCGCTAAGTCTAAGGTCGCACCATTAAAGATTATATCATTACCTAGACTTGAATTATGTGCCGCACTTTTACTTGCAAGATTAGCGAGCAAAATAATTCCAAAATTACATGTGAAGATTAGTAAAAGTTATTTTTGGTCCGACTCAAAAATCGTCCTAGCTTGGATTACTTCTCCTTCAACTAAATGGACAACATTCGTAGCTCATCGGGTCAGCGAAATACAAGAGCGGACTTCTATCACAAATTGGTCACATGTTTGTACTAAAGAGAATCCCGCCGATATTATTTCACGCGGTTGCTGTCCATCGAAATTAAGTCAAATGTCATTATGGTGGTTTGGACCTGAGTGGCTAATTAGAGACGAACAGATACGTAATAACAACGACAATACGTCGAATTTAGTAATACCTGAATTACGAGAAATCACTATTTCAAATGTATGTATCGACTCACACAATGACAACCTTTTATTATCAGTCTTAAATAAGTATTCGTCTATGAGCAGATTGTTCCACGTAATAGCATATTGTTTAcgctataaatacaatttattacataaagGGTCAAGGTTAACTGGTTCACTTAGCAaggaagaaattaaaaatgcccgtgtcgtaataataaatactattcaaaaGAAAGAATTTTATTCCGAAATAcaagatttaatgaaattaaaaaatgtcaaagcATCAAGTAAATTACTTCGATTGTGCCCTTTCATAGACGACGACGGTTTAATAAGAGTGGGAGGACGTTTGAAAAATGCTACAATGATGGACATTAATCAGCGGCATCCGATCGTTTTGCCCGCAGATAATCATTTTACGCGCTTATTGTTCAAATGTGAACACGAACGATGTATGCACGGTGGACCACAAGCCACCTTATCAGCGATACGTTTACTATATTGGCCATTAAATGGTCGAAATATAGCTCGAAGTACGGTACATCGATGCGTAAAATGTTTTCGATATAAGCCGGTCATAATACAACCAATTATGGGTCAATTACCTGCCGATCGCGTTGAACCAGCGCGTCCGTTTTTGAAATGTGGAATCGACTTCGCGGGACCGTTCTTAATTAAATCTAGTATACGCCGTAACGCGCCTTTACTAAAGGGtgatgtatgtatttttgtatgttttacgACTAAGGCCGTACACATAGAATTAGTCGGAGACCTATCCACGCAAGCATTTATTAGTGCTCTAAATCGATTTTTTGATAGACGCGGAAAGAGTATAACTATATACTCGGATAATGTAACTAATTTTGTTGGTGCAAGTCATAAATTAAAAGAGTGGTACGACTTATTCCAAACAGAACAACATAAGAAGAAGGTCGAGGAAGTGCTATCAGAAAGTGAAGTCCAATGGAGATTTATACCCCCGCGTTCTCCGCATTTCGGTGGATTATGGGAAGCAGCCgttaaatcaatgaaaaatcTAGTTCAAAAAACATTAGGCAATGTTCATTTGACGTATGAAGAACTGTATACTGTACTCACTCGCACTGAGGCCTGTCTCAATTCCCGTCCACTTACTCCTATTTCTACCGATCCAAATGACTTGTCAGTATTGACGCCAGGTCATTTCTTAATAGGTGACTCTCTATTAGCCATTCCCGAACCTGACATAGCGAATGTCAACATAAACATATTGACACGATGGCGTAGATTGAACCATTATTCCCAAATCATTTGGAAAAAGTGGAGTCGGGAATATTTAAATCAACTCCAGGAGAGGAAAAGGTGGGCAGTCGAGAAAGGGCCTAAATTAGACATTGGTACTGTGGTCCTAGTTCGTGACGAAAATCTTTCCCCCCTGTATTGGAAATTGGGTAGAGTAACAAGCGTGCAACGGGGTCCTGACGAAATCATTCGTTCGGCTGAGGTCAAGTTGGAAAAGGGTTCAATCACACGAGCAGTACGGAAATTGTGTCCCCTCCCTTTTGACGggaatgaaaataaatag
- the LOC132932626 gene encoding uncharacterized protein C21orf140 homolog: MDNASYHSVKKHTFPVRSWKKQDIIDWLTDKGEVTDQTKVKEQLLERVQILKPQFNEYVIDELAKSADKTVFRLPPYHCELNPIELAWASVKNYVKMNNSTFKMNDVKKLLEEGVERVTPDMWKNYVDHIIKVEEKF, encoded by the coding sequence ATGGACAACGCGTCGTATCATTCCGTGAAGAAGCACACGTTTCCGGTAAGATCTTGGAAAAAACAAGACATCATTGATTGGTTAACAGATAAAGGCGAGGTAACAGATCAAACAAAGGTCAAGGAACAACTGTTGGAACGGGTGCAAATTTTAAAACCACAGTTTAACGAATATGTAATAGACGAATTGGCGAAATCTGCAGATAAAACAGTATTTCGGTTACCCCCGTATCACTGTGAATTAAATCCTATAGAACTGGCATGGGCATCAGTgaaaaattacgtaaaaatgAACAACAGCACTTTTAAAATGAATGACGTTAAGAAATTATTAGAAGAAGGAGTCGAACGGGTTACGCCAGATATGTGGAAGAACTATGTTGACCATATCATTAAGGTAGAAGAAAAATTCTGA
- the LOC132932628 gene encoding uncharacterized protein LOC132932628: MDEDSGSNDISPMKRNPRGKFIGSRQKLMIVNLYKAKMAQQKNADGPKLKSKEIIKIILEDTGIGQRTVSVTLSEYRNKGSVSSPNKTKVRPTVTEKVDDFDQDAIRKKVHEFWHRREIPTLKKILTAVNKDTTLPNFSETSLRRLLKHLNFEYVRKSRNSALIERIDIVCWRRRYLQAIKEYRQLGRPIYYLDETWVNAGETTSKTWVDKTVNSPRDAFHRGLTTGQKEPSGKGKRLIVVH; this comes from the exons ATGGATGAAGACAGTGGATCCAACGATATCTCACCGATGAAAAGAAATCCTCGTGGAAAA tttattggtTCTCGTCAGAAATTGATGATTGTAAACCTCTACAAGGCTAAAATGGCGCAGCAAAAAAATGCAGACggcccaaaattaaaatccaagGAGATAATCAAGATTATATTAGAAGACACTGGCATAGGGCAAAGGACAGTGAGTGTTACTCTATCGGAATACCGAAATAAAGGTAGTGTATCATCACCTAACAAAACCAAAGTCCGACCCACTGTTACGGAAAAAGTTGATGATTTTGATCAAGATGCCATTCGGAAAAAAGTCCACGAGTTTTGGCACAGGCGAGAAATTCCAACTCTAAAGAAAATTTTAACTGCAGTCAACAAAGATACAACATTACCAAATTTTTCAGAAACATCATTACGTAGACTTTTAAAACATCTTAATTTTGAGTATGTTCGAAAATCTCGTAATAGCGCTCTTATCGAGAGAATCGATATTGTATGTTGGCGTCGAAGGTACTTGCAGGCTATAAAAGAATACCGTCAGTTAGGTAGACCCATCTATTATCTGGATGAGACATGGGTGAATGCTGGTGAAACCACTTCGAAAACATGGGTCGATAAAACTGTCAATTCACCACGGGACGCATTTCATAGAGGACTAACGACGGGACAAAAGGAACCGTCCGGTAAAGGAAAACGTCTCATCGTGGTACACTAG